The Pedobacter ginsengisoli region ATAACTGCAACAAATGATTTCTGGTAAACAGGCATATTTGGATACTGCGTCCAGTCGTTAGACCCAAAACCATATCCCAGAAATAACTTATTATCCCTGTATTCTGCAAAACCAATGTTATAGGTCTGAAATCCAGAAGGGATAACTTCAAGATCAAGCGTACCGGTTTTAATGGTCATTTTATCTACTTTGACTACAGCATAACGTGCTTCTCCATTGCCATCTCCAAAAATAACCAGTGTATTGTTGTCAGCCCAGGTATAAGAGCTCCAGTTTAACCATGCAAAGGGAATCTCTTTATCTATGATCAATGATCCGTTTTCTACATGATATTTTCCTAAACGTCCGCTATTGGCATTTGCATGATAGTAAAATCCATCTTTCTGAACTACATCCTGTGCATATACTTTACCGGTCATTTCTGCGCCATTGCCCTTTAAGCTAATTGTTCCGCTAGTTAATGAAGGGATGCTGGTAATGTAATAAGCGGTATTTGGCCAGCTACCTACGCATAGAATTGCAGAATATTTGGTTCCTTCTTCTACGTTACCAATGTCTCTTTTTTCGCATCCGCTAACTGATATAAGTATTAATGCAACCAGTAACAGCTTTGAGGTACAGTGAAATAATTTATTCATGTTTACTTTGTGAAATATTAATTTATTGAATGAAATATCTGAGTTTAACTGAGAATGATCTACCAGGTTTTTGCAGTTTAAAGTTGTCGTATGCAAGGTGATCTGTTAGGTTTCTGCATTCTGCAGAAATGTTATACCTGCCTTTTTGAAATGAATAGCTTAGAGAGGCATTATGGATAAATTGTGTCGGAATATCTGATTTTCCATTTGGATTTCCCTTGCTTTCCCAGGTCAGATAGAACCAGTTTACATATTGTGTAAACCAGTTAAATTGCAAGCGGGTATCTTTTCCAAGTAAATTGTCCTTACCAATTGTAAAGTCAGCATTTCCGAACAACCAGGGTTGATTAGGGATTTTATTTTTATAGGTTCCTTCAACATAGTAAGACTCTGTCTGACCTAATTTTGTTGTATTTATTGCGTTTTGATAAGTAAGGTTTAATGTGAGGGAAAGAAGCTGGGCGTAATTATATCTTACTTCAGATTCAAAACCTGTAATACGAACGCTTGATTGGTTTTCATTTTTTAGCAGTTTAGAGCGTACGTCAGGCACCGGGAAAATGAAATCTTTTGCATTGCGATAAAACCCTGAAGCCTCAATAAAAAAGGAACTCTTGTTAATTTTAAAACCGTAATACGCACCAAAATTAATATTGTCGCTACGCTCAGGTTTTAAATCCGGATTACCCTGAAGGTTTAATCCATCGCCAAACATTTCTTCTGCTTCCTGTAGCCTGTAGGTATGCTCATAAGATGCTTTTATACCCAGGCCCTGTGTTAATTTATATCTTGAAGCTACTCCATATCCAAAATTTCCAAAGGTAGTATCCATTAGTGCATAAGCACCGTTAATATATTTAGCTCTTGCTAATCCAAGATGATAGTACTTGCCAAAAAAGGTATTTACCAAGCGGTTTTCTAACAGATTCTGCTGAAAAGCAAAACCTATAATCTGTTTATTTATTAGGCCCGGAAGGCTGTCGCGATCTACCTGTAACTGATTAAAATTCTCATTTTTTAAATGATCAAGTGTATAGTTAAGATTTAATGAGTGTTTGCTGTTAATCACATAACTTAAGTTACCCATTGCATAAGTGCGCGGTCGTACAATGTTGGCAATGGTCTTAATACCGTTGCCCATTTCCGTATAACCTTTATCATACCAGGTTCCATCCCAATTGTAATTGCGGAACAAAGTGTCTGTTGTTTTGTAAGTGTCTTTGGATCTTGCCGCAAAAGCACTAAAGTTCAAACCTTCGGTAAATAAGTTGTCCTTTTTATATCTTAACGTACCACTTTTTGCATAGTTGGTTCTTCTAACTTTTCCATAAACTGTGTTCTGGTCAAAGCCGGTTTGCAGATCCTGATGTCCTTCATTATATCCGGCTCCAATAAAGAGAACATCTGCCCATGTTTTATTGGTAATGCCTACCTCTACCTGGCCTAGCGCCGACAGATAATTATCATGAAAACGTCTTACATCTGCCTTAACATACTCGGCATCGGTAACATCCGAAATGTAATTGCCCTCTCTTACACCCCCAACAACAACATCAACATCTTTCATTTTGTAGTTGTTTACAGATGAGTTTAAAAAGCCACTTCCTTTTACAATAATCCCTGTTTTCTCATGAACATACTGACCTGTAAGTGCTGATCGGTTGGTGCTAAATGATCCATAACTATGGCTTAGATCAAGATAGTTACTTACCTTCTGGTTTGTAATTACATTTACTGCGCCACCCATTGCATCAGCTCCTAATTGAACCGGTACAACACCTTTGTAAACTTCAAGGCGTTCTGCAAGGTTAACAGGAATATTATTTAATGACATCGCACTTCCCATTACATCCATTGGGATTCCATCAATAAAAAATTTTACTTGCTTTCCTGATAATCCATTGATAGAGAATTTGAAATCGGAACCTAATCCGCCTTGCTCCCTGATTCTAACACCTGTACTCCTGTTCAGAATCTGATTCAAATCGGCAGTAGTATTTGCAAACTTCTTTGTCTCAATTGCATTTACCGAAAATCCAGATTCTTTAATTTCACGTGTTTTGGTCTTCCCGTCAATAGCCACATCATTTAGTAGTCTAAGGTCTCTTTTTAGTGAAAAATTAATACTAAGCTTTTCGTTTTCCTTTAGCGTCACCCGTTTCAGTTCTGCAATGTAACCCAGGTAAGTTACCTGAATGATGTAAGCTCCTTTTGCAAGGCCAGTTAGTTCAAAATACCCTTTCGAATCAGTTGTGATCCCTGTTTTTGTATTTTTTAAAATAACTGAAGCTCCTGATATGGTGGTGGTGCTATCCTTTACAAATCCGGAGATTGAAGAATTTTGTGCAAACACATAAGAAGATAGAGAGACGAAGAGAATTGAAAGTAGAATTTTACGATATAGCATTATTTTAATATTGTGTATTTATACTGTAAGTAGCATAACAACAACCTTCCCGTAGGTGGGGAAGCAAAAAATATTAAAATAATTAAACTTTAGGGATTGAGCTTGTCAATGCGCATTATAAAATCGGTGTTTCCGGCTAGTTCAAGGCCTTTCTTTAGGATGCCGGTTTGGATATTGTATGTCCATATAAAGTTTCCCTCAGTGTTTGAGTTTACGGCAATGTAAGCAATGTTGCCTTTTACAATAACACACTCTCTTCTTGTTCCTTTATCCAGCGGAAGGTC contains the following coding sequences:
- a CDS encoding DUF4374 domain-containing protein encodes the protein MNKLFHCTSKLLLVALILISVSGCEKRDIGNVEEGTKYSAILCVGSWPNTAYYITSIPSLTSGTISLKGNGAEMTGKVYAQDVVQKDGFYYHANANSGRLGKYHVENGSLIIDKEIPFAWLNWSSYTWADNNTLVIFGDGNGEARYAVVKVDKMTIKTGTLDLEVIPSGFQTYNIGFAEYRDNKLFLGYGFGSNDWTQYPNMPVYQKSFVAVIDYSTMKVEKSLSDIRTTGPGGPNVYAPSSFVDENNDLYFITDPVNVYDYKSPAVMYRIKNGQTEIDPTYFFNFSASTNNEMAPAMWYIGNGKAIVRSRIAGQSIDADHYFTVIDVKNGSLIKKLDLPADKGERMVNGVIVEDGKAFIAVNAVDRDYIWEYDPATEKLTKGVEFIGGIDYILRIEKLK
- a CDS encoding TonB-dependent receptor, giving the protein MLYRKILLSILFVSLSSYVFAQNSSISGFVKDSTTTISGASVILKNTKTGITTDSKGYFELTGLAKGAYIIQVTYLGYIAELKRVTLKENEKLSINFSLKRDLRLLNDVAIDGKTKTREIKESGFSVNAIETKKFANTTADLNQILNRSTGVRIREQGGLGSDFKFSINGLSGKQVKFFIDGIPMDVMGSAMSLNNIPVNLAERLEVYKGVVPVQLGADAMGGAVNVITNQKVSNYLDLSHSYGSFSTNRSALTGQYVHEKTGIIVKGSGFLNSSVNNYKMKDVDVVVGGVREGNYISDVTDAEYVKADVRRFHDNYLSALGQVEVGITNKTWADVLFIGAGYNEGHQDLQTGFDQNTVYGKVRRTNYAKSGTLRYKKDNLFTEGLNFSAFAARSKDTYKTTDTLFRNYNWDGTWYDKGYTEMGNGIKTIANIVRPRTYAMGNLSYVINSKHSLNLNYTLDHLKNENFNQLQVDRDSLPGLINKQIIGFAFQQNLLENRLVNTFFGKYYHLGLARAKYINGAYALMDTTFGNFGYGVASRYKLTQGLGIKASYEHTYRLQEAEEMFGDGLNLQGNPDLKPERSDNINFGAYYGFKINKSSFFIEASGFYRNAKDFIFPVPDVRSKLLKNENQSSVRITGFESEVRYNYAQLLSLTLNLTYQNAINTTKLGQTESYYVEGTYKNKIPNQPWLFGNADFTIGKDNLLGKDTRLQFNWFTQYVNWFYLTWESKGNPNGKSDIPTQFIHNASLSYSFQKGRYNISAECRNLTDHLAYDNFKLQKPGRSFSVKLRYFIQ